Proteins encoded together in one Diceros bicornis minor isolate mBicDic1 chromosome 18, mDicBic1.mat.cur, whole genome shotgun sequence window:
- the PLEKHH3 gene encoding pleckstrin homology domain-containing family H member 3 isoform X4: protein MPLPGGLWWLLCCRRGFTLLHRDYGDGELSGDGDEDEDEETFELRTPSPAGGGRGPLDVTLTQPVRSGPVSDRLQSWEETRSLIPEKGPPEDDPDVVVKGWLYREPRGGGARPWLPPRRAWFVLTRDSLDQFSSGGKGARRLGSLVLTSLCSVTGPERRPKETGLWSVTVSGRKHSVRLCSPRQAEAERWAVALREVIASKAPLETPTQLLLRDIQESCGDPEAVALIYRRNPILRHTSGALYAPLLPLPYGASPPGPGYAPLREEAVRLFLALQALEGARRPGPLMQGVLQTCRDLPALRDELFLQLAKQTSGPAGPPGPPATQDPAALRYWQLLTCMSCTFRPGGAVRGHLLGHLERTEQALPDSELAEYARFIRKALGRTRGRELVPSLAEISALSRRQELLCTVHCPGAGACPVAIDSYTTAGEVARELVGRLGLARSRNAFALYEQRGAQERALAGGTLVADVLTRFENLAAEEARLEDSPDSGWRLCLRLHGPLHPEGLSPDGHELPFLFEQAHALLLRGRPPPPDDTLRALAALRLQSQHRDFSPRAPLPRLDRLLPPPAPPREDSPRPVPRPPHSAALLAGAFWSPGLAKRRAERARRGGAGRTAGSAAREGGSGAGTAAAALGGWKRLRGMGRAEAMAAYLALAAQCPGFGAARSLVGALHRSYAWAWEPRPCPSRDRVRQSPSTVSAMAMWPPAS from the exons ATGCCTCTCCCCGGGGGATTGTGGTGGCTCCTCTGCTGCCGTCGAGGCTTTACTCTTCTGCACCGGGACTACGGGGACGGCGAGCTTAGCGGGGACGGGGACGAGGACGAGGACGAGGAGACCTTTGAGCTACGGACCCCGAGTCCAGCGGGCGGCGGGAGG GGCCCCCTGGACGTGACGCTGACGCAGCCTGTGAGAAGTGGGCCGGTCTCAGACAG gctgcagagctgggAGGAGACGCGGAGCCTCATCCCAGAGAAGGGGCCCCCAGAGGACGACCCGGACGTCGTCGTGAAAG GCTGGCTGTACCGTGAGCCCCGCGGAGGAGGAGCGCGGCCCTGGTTGCCTCCGCGCCGAGCCTGGTTCGTGCTCACCCGGGACTCCCTGGACCAGTTCAGCAGCGGCGGGAAGGGGGCGCGGCGCCTCGGGAGCCTGGTGCTCACCAGCCTGTGCTCGGTGACTGGCCCAGAGCGCAGGCCCAAGGAGACCG GTCTGTGGTCAGTGACCGTCTCCGGCCGGAAGCACAGCGTCAGGCTCTGCTCCCCGCGCCAGGCTGAGGCAGAGCGCTGGGCGGTGGCGCTGCGCGAAGTGATCGCCTCCAAAGCGCCACTGGAGACCCCCACCCAGCTGCTGCTCAGGGACATTCAG GAGAGTTGTGGGGACCCGGAGGCCGTGGCCCTTATTTACCGACGGAACCCCATTCTGAGGCACACCAGTGGGGCTTTGTATGCCCCActcctgcccctgccctatggAGCCAGCCCACCAG GTCCAGGCTACGCACCCTTGCGCGAGGAGGCGGTTCGGCTGTTCCTGGCTCTGCAGGCGCTGGAGGGGGCGCGGCGCCCCGGGCCCCTGATGCAGGGTGTGCTCCAGACCTGCCGGGACCTGCCTGCACTCCGCGACGAACTCTTCCTGCAGCTGGCTAAGCAGACCTCGGGCCCCGCGGGCCCCCCCGGGCCCCCGGCTACCCAAGACCCCGCGGCCCTGCGGTACTGGCAGCTCCTCACTTGCATGAGCTGCACCTTCCGGCCTGGGGGAGCTGTACGGGGGCACCTCCTGGGTCATCTGGAGAG GACCGAGCAGGCGCTCCCGGACTCGGAACTGGCGGAATATGCGCGCTTCATCCGGAAAGCGCTGGGCCGGACGCGCGGCCGAGAGCTGGTACCGTCGCTGGCCGAGATTTCCGCGCTGAGCCGACGGCAGGAGCTATTGTGCACCGTGCACTGTCCGGGGGCTGGTGCCTGCCCTGTGGCCATAGATTCTTACACCACGGCAGGGGAG gtTGCTCGAGAGCTGGTGGGTCGGCTGGGCTTGGCCCGGAGCCGCAACGCTTTCGCATTGTACGAGCAGCGAGGGGCCCAGGAGCGAGCCCTGGCTGGGGGGACTCTCGTGGCCGACGTGCTCACCAGGTTTGAGAA TTTGGCCGCTGAGGAAGCTAGGCTGGAGGACTCGCCGGACTCAGGTTGGAGACTGTGTCTGCGTCTTCACGGACCTCTGCACCCTGAGGGGCTGTCCCCAGACGGTCATGAACTGCCTTTCCTCTTTGAGCAG gctcacgctctgctgctgcgcGGCCGGCCGCCCCCGCCGGACGACACGCTGCGCGCCCTGGCGGCGCTGCGCCTGCAGAGCCAGCACCGGGACTTCTCGCCGCGGGCGCCCCTGCCGCGCCTGGACCGCTTACtgccgcccccggccccgccgcgtGAAGACTCTCCCCGCCCGGTCCCCAGGCCTCCCCACTCCGCCGCCCTGCTGGCCGGGGCATTCTGGAGCCCGGGCCTGGCCAAGCGGCGGGCGGAGCGGGCCCGGCGCGGTGGGGCCGGCCGCACGGCGGGAAGCGCGGCCCGCGAGGGAGGAAGTGGCGCCGGCACGGCGGCTGCTGCGCTGGGCGGCTGGAAGCGGCTACGGGGCATGGGCCGAGCTGAGGCCATGGCTGCCTACCTGGCTCTGGCGGCGCAGTGTCCAGGGTTCGGCGCTGCTCG GAGCCTGGTGGGGGCGCTCCACAGAAGCTATGCCTGGGCCTGGGAGCCAAGGCCATGTCCCTCTCGCGACCGGGTGAGACAGAGCCCATCCACAGTGTCAGCTATGGCCATGTGGCCGCCTGCCAGCTAA